A single region of the Brachypodium distachyon strain Bd21 chromosome 3, Brachypodium_distachyon_v3.0, whole genome shotgun sequence genome encodes:
- the LOC100829620 gene encoding elongator complex protein 2 isoform X2, with translation MSPADGELAGARGEVVAERVFIGAGCNRVVNNVSWGACGLVAFGAQNAVALFSPSRGEIVTTLPGHKAAVNCTLWLPSKKDVLQVRGKETHYLLSGSSDGAIMAWKIGSGKREWSHALQLPTMHKKGVTCLAGRMVSDTVSIFASTSSDGMVVIWEMTVEPTAGSCNVSCLHSLSVGLKPMVSLSLAVLTEQGGRLILAMGGLDHKVHIYCGDLSGKFIKACELKGHSDWIRSLDFSLPVMTGSGKHSLFLVSSSQDKTIRIWKMTSDDVSSGSTLQSRKENIGMASYIEGPLFVVGDTSCQVSLESLLVGHEDWVYSVEWQPPTLLLGDEAHQPMSILSASMDKMMMIWRPEKNTGLWINSVTVGELSHSALGFYGGHWEPDGKSILAHGYGGFFHMWRDVGLESENWLPQIVPSGHFAPVSDLTWSRSGEYLLTVSHDQTARIFAPWRSHVNPGDVTCWREIARPQIHGHDINCVAFIQGTGNHRFVCGADEKVSRVFEATLSFLRTLQEATLLKPNNEDFDDVQVLGANMSALGLSQKPIYTHGGKESPSSASNDGPDSMETIPDAVPTVFTEPPVEDQLAWNTLWPESHKLYGHGNELFSICCDQAGKLVASSCKAQSAPVAEIWLWEVGTWKAVGRLQSHNLTVTQMEFSSDNAFLLSVSRDRHLSVFSIKKTDEGAQHHLVTKHEAHKRIIWACSWNPFGYEFATGSRDKTVKIWRVQDASSVKLLITLPQFCDSVTALAWTGCDRARNAGIIAVGMDNGLIELWSISGGRSASDSSSDPSPLSVACILRFDPLLCHVSTVHRLRWQKHDSSDEKSALELASCGADHCVRVFVVRDG, from the exons ATGTCGCCGGCGGacggggagctcgccggagctcgcGGGGAAGTGGTCGCGGAGAGGGTATTCATAGGCGCCGGATGCAACCGCGTGGTGAACAACGTCTCGTGGGGCGCGTGCGGCCTCGTCGCCTTCGGCGCACAGAACGCCGTCGCCCTCTTCTCCCCCTCG AGAGGGGAGATCGTGACGACGCTTCCTGGGCACAAGGCGGCGGTGAACTGCACTCTGTGGCTGCCGAGCAAGAAGGATGTACTCCAAG TTCGCGGCAAGGAGACACACTATCTATTGTCCGGAAGTTCTGATGGTGCTATTATGGCATGGAAGATTGGTTCTGGTAAAAGAGag TGGTCTCATGCTTTGCAATTGCCAACGATGCATAAGAAAGGAGTGACCTGTCTTGCTGGAAGGATGGTGTCGGATACGGTTTCAATTTTTGCTTCCACCTCCTCAGATGGTATGGTGGTTATATGGGAAATGACAGTTGAGCCCACTGCAG GCAGCTGCAATGTGTCATGTTTGCATTCTCTTTCTGTTGGTTTAAAACCAATGGTTTCACTTTCATTAGCGGTGTTGACTGAACAGGGAGGCCGTCTGATTTTAGCAATGGGAGGTTTAGATCATAAGGTCCACATTTATTGTGGGGATCTGTCAGGCAAG TTCATTAAAGCCTGTGAGCTTAAGGGCCATTCTGATTGGATTAGAAGTTTAGACTTTTCTCTACCAGTGATGACTGGCAGCGGAAAGCATAGCCTTTTTCTCGTAAGCTCGTCTCAGGACAAAACTATTCGGATATGGAAGATGACGTCAGATGATGTTTCTTCTGGCTCCACGCTTCAGTCAAGGAAGGAAAATATTGGGATGGCTTCCTACATTGAAGGTCCTCTATTTGTGGTTGGTGATACAAGTTGCCAAGTATCGTTAGAGTCTCTTCTTGTTGGGCATGAGGATTGGGTATATTCTGTAGAGTGGCAGCCTCCTACGCTCTTGCTTGGTGATGAAGCTCATCAGCCTATGAGCATATTATCTGCATCTATGGacaagatgatgatgatatggaGGCCAGAGAAAAATACCGGTCTTTGGATAAATTCAGTGACTGTTGGTGAGTTAAGTCACTCGGCACTTGGATTTTATGGTGGCCATTGGGAACCTGATGGCAAATCTATTCTTGCACATGGCTATGGTGGATTTTTTCATATGTGGAGGGATGTTGGCCTGGAGTCCGAAAATTGGCTGCCTCAGATTGTCCCATCTGGTCATTTTGCACCAGTTTCTGACTTAACATGGTCCAGATCTGGCGAATATTTGCTAACAGTTAGTCATGACCAG ACGGCACGCATATTTGCTCCTTGGAGAAGTCATGTCAACCCAGGAGATGTGACCTGTTGGCGTGAAATTGCTCGTCCACAAATTCATGGGCATGATATTAACTGTGTGGCATTCATTCAAGGCACAGGGAACCACCGATTTGTTTGTGGGGCTGATGAAAAGGTCTCTAGAGTCTTTGAAGCTACTTTATCGTTCCTGAGAACCCTTCAGGAAGCAACTTTGTTGAAACCCAACAATGAGGATTTTGATGATGTGCAAGTGCTTGGAGCAAATATGTCTGCTCTTGGGCTTTCACAGAAACCTATATACACACATG GGGGAAAGGAATCCCCGAGCAGTGCTTCCAATGATGGTCCTGATTCCATGGAGACGATTCCTGATGCTGTGCCAACTGTGTTTACTGAGCCTCCTGTGGAGGACCAACTAGCATGGAATACCTTATGGCCTGAATCTCACAAACTCTATGGGCATGGTAACGAACTATTCTCCATCTGCTGTGATCAAGCAGGGAAGCTCGTTGCATCATCGTGCAAG GCTCAATCAGCACCAGTTGCTGAGATCTGGCTCTGGGAGGTTGGAACGTGGAAAGCCGTCGGCCGCTTGCAGTCTCACAATCTGACAGTTACACAAATGGAGTTTTCTTCTGACAATGCTTTTCTTCTGAGTGTATCAAGGGACCGTCACCTGTCTGTCTTTTCGATTAAGAAAACTG ATGAAGGAGCACAGCATCATCTGGTTACGAAGCATGAAGCACACAAAAGAATTATATGGGCATGCTCATGGAACCCATTTGGTTACGAATTTGCTACTGGATCAAGGGACAAGACTGTGAAGATATGGCGTGTTCAAGATGCATCTTCAGTCAAGCTGCTCATAACATTGCCACAGTTCTGTGACAGTGTCACAGCACTGGCCTGGACAGGCTGTGATCGTGCTCGGAATGCTGGTATTATTGCTGTCGGCATGGATAACGGACTAATTGAGCTCTGGAGTATTTCGGGGGGAAGAAGTGCTTCTGACAGTAGCTCAGATCCATCTCCACTCAGCGTCGCATGTATTCTTCGGTTTGATCCTTTGTTGTGTCATGTGTCAACCGTACACCGTTTGCGGTGGCAGAAACACGACTCTTCTGATGAGAAATCAGCACTTGAGCTGGCTTCATGTGGAGCTGATCACTGCGTAAGGGTGTTTGTGGTCCGTGATGGTTGA
- the LOC100829927 gene encoding uncharacterized protein LOC100829927, with amino-acid sequence MGTPYHLQSPRTILNKIISMKQQQPEAALLPGPGPGQAASLSSSKIILKPRHRTTPAMWCAAIVCFAFSVLLIITGMVILIMYLSLKPRTPSFDTANAALSSIVCIGGPPGPGPAYFNGDMMLVANVSNPNQKIDVVIQSAAVELFFRSRLVAAQALPAFRQRRGQFTVINIHMVSSQVTLPPEVAIELANQMKSNKVMYTIRGSFKVREKFWSWHYTYWVTAICELELTAPPNGILLARTCRTSK; translated from the coding sequence ATGGGTACTCCTTACCACCTCCAATCTCCGAGAACCATCCTCAACAAGATCATCAGcatgaagcagcagcagccggaggcggcgctgctgcctgggccggggccggggcagGCGGCCTCGCTGTCGTCGTCAAAGATCATCCTCAAGCCGCGGCACCGGACCACGCCGGCCATGTGGTGCGCCGCCATCGTCTGCTTCGCCTTCAGCGTGCTCCTGATCATCACCGGCATGGTGATCCTCATCATGTACCTCTCCCTGAAGCCGAGGACGCCGTCGTTCGACACCGCCAACGCCGCCCTCAGCAGCATCGTCTGCATCGGCGGGCCTCCGGGCCCGGGGCCGGCCTACTTCAACGGCGACATGATGCTGGTGGCCAACGTCTCCAACCCCAACCAGAAGATCGACGTGGTGATCCAGTCCGCTGCTGTGGAGCTCTTCTTCCGGAGCAGGCTGGTCGCAGCACAGGCGCTGCCGGCGTTCAGGCAGCGGCGTGGCCAGTTCACCGTCATCAACATCCACATGGTGTCCAGCCAGGTGACGCTGCCCCCGGAGGTTGCCATAGAGCTGGCGAACCAGATGAAGAGCAACAAGGTCATGTACACCATCAGAGGCAGCTTCAAGGTCAGGGAGAAGTTCTGGTCTTGGCACTACACCTACTGGGTGACTGCCATTTGTGAGCTGGAGCTCACTGCACCTCCCAATGGAATTCTTCTTGCTAGGACATGCAGAACATCAAAGTGA
- the LOC100829620 gene encoding elongator complex protein 2 isoform X1, which translates to MSPADGELAGARGEVVAERVFIGAGCNRVVNNVSWGACGLVAFGAQNAVALFSPSRGEIVTTLPGHKAAVNCTLWLPSKKDVLQVRGKETHYLLSGSSDGAIMAWKIGSGKREWSHALQLPTMHKKGVTCLAGRMVSDTVSIFASTSSDGMVVIWEMTVEPTAGGSCNVSCLHSLSVGLKPMVSLSLAVLTEQGGRLILAMGGLDHKVHIYCGDLSGKFIKACELKGHSDWIRSLDFSLPVMTGSGKHSLFLVSSSQDKTIRIWKMTSDDVSSGSTLQSRKENIGMASYIEGPLFVVGDTSCQVSLESLLVGHEDWVYSVEWQPPTLLLGDEAHQPMSILSASMDKMMMIWRPEKNTGLWINSVTVGELSHSALGFYGGHWEPDGKSILAHGYGGFFHMWRDVGLESENWLPQIVPSGHFAPVSDLTWSRSGEYLLTVSHDQTARIFAPWRSHVNPGDVTCWREIARPQIHGHDINCVAFIQGTGNHRFVCGADEKVSRVFEATLSFLRTLQEATLLKPNNEDFDDVQVLGANMSALGLSQKPIYTHGGKESPSSASNDGPDSMETIPDAVPTVFTEPPVEDQLAWNTLWPESHKLYGHGNELFSICCDQAGKLVASSCKAQSAPVAEIWLWEVGTWKAVGRLQSHNLTVTQMEFSSDNAFLLSVSRDRHLSVFSIKKTDEGAQHHLVTKHEAHKRIIWACSWNPFGYEFATGSRDKTVKIWRVQDASSVKLLITLPQFCDSVTALAWTGCDRARNAGIIAVGMDNGLIELWSISGGRSASDSSSDPSPLSVACILRFDPLLCHVSTVHRLRWQKHDSSDEKSALELASCGADHCVRVFVVRDG; encoded by the exons ATGTCGCCGGCGGacggggagctcgccggagctcgcGGGGAAGTGGTCGCGGAGAGGGTATTCATAGGCGCCGGATGCAACCGCGTGGTGAACAACGTCTCGTGGGGCGCGTGCGGCCTCGTCGCCTTCGGCGCACAGAACGCCGTCGCCCTCTTCTCCCCCTCG AGAGGGGAGATCGTGACGACGCTTCCTGGGCACAAGGCGGCGGTGAACTGCACTCTGTGGCTGCCGAGCAAGAAGGATGTACTCCAAG TTCGCGGCAAGGAGACACACTATCTATTGTCCGGAAGTTCTGATGGTGCTATTATGGCATGGAAGATTGGTTCTGGTAAAAGAGag TGGTCTCATGCTTTGCAATTGCCAACGATGCATAAGAAAGGAGTGACCTGTCTTGCTGGAAGGATGGTGTCGGATACGGTTTCAATTTTTGCTTCCACCTCCTCAGATGGTATGGTGGTTATATGGGAAATGACAGTTGAGCCCACTGCAGGTG GCAGCTGCAATGTGTCATGTTTGCATTCTCTTTCTGTTGGTTTAAAACCAATGGTTTCACTTTCATTAGCGGTGTTGACTGAACAGGGAGGCCGTCTGATTTTAGCAATGGGAGGTTTAGATCATAAGGTCCACATTTATTGTGGGGATCTGTCAGGCAAG TTCATTAAAGCCTGTGAGCTTAAGGGCCATTCTGATTGGATTAGAAGTTTAGACTTTTCTCTACCAGTGATGACTGGCAGCGGAAAGCATAGCCTTTTTCTCGTAAGCTCGTCTCAGGACAAAACTATTCGGATATGGAAGATGACGTCAGATGATGTTTCTTCTGGCTCCACGCTTCAGTCAAGGAAGGAAAATATTGGGATGGCTTCCTACATTGAAGGTCCTCTATTTGTGGTTGGTGATACAAGTTGCCAAGTATCGTTAGAGTCTCTTCTTGTTGGGCATGAGGATTGGGTATATTCTGTAGAGTGGCAGCCTCCTACGCTCTTGCTTGGTGATGAAGCTCATCAGCCTATGAGCATATTATCTGCATCTATGGacaagatgatgatgatatggaGGCCAGAGAAAAATACCGGTCTTTGGATAAATTCAGTGACTGTTGGTGAGTTAAGTCACTCGGCACTTGGATTTTATGGTGGCCATTGGGAACCTGATGGCAAATCTATTCTTGCACATGGCTATGGTGGATTTTTTCATATGTGGAGGGATGTTGGCCTGGAGTCCGAAAATTGGCTGCCTCAGATTGTCCCATCTGGTCATTTTGCACCAGTTTCTGACTTAACATGGTCCAGATCTGGCGAATATTTGCTAACAGTTAGTCATGACCAG ACGGCACGCATATTTGCTCCTTGGAGAAGTCATGTCAACCCAGGAGATGTGACCTGTTGGCGTGAAATTGCTCGTCCACAAATTCATGGGCATGATATTAACTGTGTGGCATTCATTCAAGGCACAGGGAACCACCGATTTGTTTGTGGGGCTGATGAAAAGGTCTCTAGAGTCTTTGAAGCTACTTTATCGTTCCTGAGAACCCTTCAGGAAGCAACTTTGTTGAAACCCAACAATGAGGATTTTGATGATGTGCAAGTGCTTGGAGCAAATATGTCTGCTCTTGGGCTTTCACAGAAACCTATATACACACATG GGGGAAAGGAATCCCCGAGCAGTGCTTCCAATGATGGTCCTGATTCCATGGAGACGATTCCTGATGCTGTGCCAACTGTGTTTACTGAGCCTCCTGTGGAGGACCAACTAGCATGGAATACCTTATGGCCTGAATCTCACAAACTCTATGGGCATGGTAACGAACTATTCTCCATCTGCTGTGATCAAGCAGGGAAGCTCGTTGCATCATCGTGCAAG GCTCAATCAGCACCAGTTGCTGAGATCTGGCTCTGGGAGGTTGGAACGTGGAAAGCCGTCGGCCGCTTGCAGTCTCACAATCTGACAGTTACACAAATGGAGTTTTCTTCTGACAATGCTTTTCTTCTGAGTGTATCAAGGGACCGTCACCTGTCTGTCTTTTCGATTAAGAAAACTG ATGAAGGAGCACAGCATCATCTGGTTACGAAGCATGAAGCACACAAAAGAATTATATGGGCATGCTCATGGAACCCATTTGGTTACGAATTTGCTACTGGATCAAGGGACAAGACTGTGAAGATATGGCGTGTTCAAGATGCATCTTCAGTCAAGCTGCTCATAACATTGCCACAGTTCTGTGACAGTGTCACAGCACTGGCCTGGACAGGCTGTGATCGTGCTCGGAATGCTGGTATTATTGCTGTCGGCATGGATAACGGACTAATTGAGCTCTGGAGTATTTCGGGGGGAAGAAGTGCTTCTGACAGTAGCTCAGATCCATCTCCACTCAGCGTCGCATGTATTCTTCGGTTTGATCCTTTGTTGTGTCATGTGTCAACCGTACACCGTTTGCGGTGGCAGAAACACGACTCTTCTGATGAGAAATCAGCACTTGAGCTGGCTTCATGTGGAGCTGATCACTGCGTAAGGGTGTTTGTGGTCCGTGATGGTTGA